Below is a window of Oryza brachyantha chromosome 10, ObraRS2, whole genome shotgun sequence DNA.
TCTGTGGGTAAAACATACATAGTCGAGACGTATATATTATCCAATATAGCGGCAATAAGGCTATCGGTAGTGGCAGCAACGTCCAATCTGTTGTGACATTTGACagtaaaaattaaatggttgaaagaaaattttatgttttggaCATTGCATAATTTTGTCTATCCATAATCATATTCAAccaaacgaatttcatggtcATATACGTACCATCAAGCATGTTATTAAGGCTTGTGTATACTAAAGATGTACTAAACATGAATCTTATTGAGGACGTGCGTATGACTCTTTAATATAACGCAATTGGGATCTATCTtctaattcatataaaataaagtatttagatAAATTCGTGCAATACCATTTAACAACGTTCTTTTACCACAATCTAATAGAAATTCACTGCAAATCAAAGTCcaggtaaaagaaaaacatatcataaatcttaataatatgaaattcttaaatttaattatctgTATAATGATTAATCTTATAAATTTCTACGCCTCAAGAAGCCATGACTTCATCACTTTTGGTCTACACAGCTTGGCATTGTATTATCTTTGGACCACTCATCAAAACTTCACATGGTGTCCAAAAAGCAAGATCGAAACAGACCTGATGTGGCTGTCAAAGAGGAAGTTGACCACGTGAACTTCATATGGTTTTCAATATCTATACCTATTATAAAAGCATGAGTGCTTCCGTCGTCCGTAAATCCATTTCCCGTACGTTTTTATATGAGTCACGCTCAATCGCGGTACTAAAAGACTATGCGGCCCAGTGGATAAGAGGCTTTTCTACGGAAGAGGAGGTTCTGGGTTCAAACCCCGCCACGATAGCCATCTTGGCGACCGCATTGACCTCATTCCGCTCCTCATCGGTGGCCTCATCAGCGACCGTAATGACCTCTTCCCGCTCCCCTTTGACTCTCTCTGTCGCCTCGTCCTcgaaggcgacggcggtggccatGACTAGGTTGACTCAGGGATCTAGGTTTCGGAAGCCCCAGTTTGGCGGTCCGATCCACCATTGGATGCTAGCGGCGCTAATGAGAGGGAAGTGAACATGGAGAATATAAGGTATGACCCATTAATCTAAAATACTAAAACAACACACTAAAAGCTCTACCACTTGAGTGCATATTTGGTTTggggttattttgatgctctCGAATATTGATCTGGTAATTTATTCTGCTTTTATTAGCATCACAATAAgttgcatatatacaaatgcCAAAAATTAGTACCCTCACAGCTGCTCATGTGGCAATAGGTGAGTTATCTAATCAATAGCTTCTTTGGCCTTGGGTTATATTTCGCTGCTTTATTGTTTATCCCATGGTGGGTGGAGGCAATAGATTATGCATGTACTATATGAATGAttgtttattatatatttagctTTTCCTGGTTTTAATTCCTGTCCTTTTTGGATGAAGACATGCTAAAAGCACATTTACATGTGCATATATTCGTTCGTACAATGATTTGAATCCTAATTGCAGAGTGATGAAACCAGCCATGGTTTTGAATAAATTGTGAACCATATATGCATACCCTACAAAACCAATGAGCAGGATCTGAACCGTGtcgtttatattattttaaagaaatgttGTATTTGTACAGTACAGATATACATGTAAGGATTTGACACCAAATTTATCAATCCATGTATGAGCATGAAGAGCGTGAATCTAACACAACTCACAAACTAAGCTCTCTGgagcaatcttgggatgggtgaccgactGAAAAGTTATTcccgggtgcgcatgagtgaggacaaagttgggatgggtgaccgaccggaAAGTTATTCCCGgatgcgcatgagtgaggacagtGAGCAGAAAAGATgtgtgtgagggaagtcttgataTCCAATATAAGGAATATTTTACTTCTCTTTTATTACATTTTTTCATCAATTCTCCTTTGTTGTCAAAATATAATACACCCCCAACAATGATCTATGGATAGAATACCAATGTTTATATTCATTTATAATGTATCAGGGAAGGTCATATGCTTCTTTTTGTCCCGTGGCGGTGCACAGGCATTGTGCCAGTAAGAATATAAATGAACAACTGCACCTACCGAGTAGGAAGAATGGGGAAAGAAAATACTATGTATATAATTCTCAAATTAGGTGACATCTAAGTATGTATGAAATCAATCATACATAATCTCTACTGAATTTTCGGgcaaatttcatatttttagtcACCTTAGTCATGTAATGGAACTATCGACAATCTGGATTAGCAGTAAAACTATAAGGTTAACCCAAGTTCAAGCtcttaagttaaaaataatatactactcctgcttggattttatatttatcaacAACGAACTTATCAATCTATTGAGTCGTGCTCCTTTGTGGACCCTCTGCCCCCTTATGTACTAAGGGACGTGATTACATATAGAGTTCTAATCTAATAAGATCAAACATATTCAACATAGATACGGCCAAATCCGAAAACCTAGGAATACAATCTAGATATTACTAAACTCCTAATCGACCTGGTATAATATTACattatcttttcttctcaGGACCTCCTTCCCTATACAAATACGTACATGTTTAGGGTACCCATACTCAGGTATCTCACAAGAACTATATCTATATTACATAAGTAATATCTCAGGGGATATGGCACATAGGTTGCTAGGGAAACTAGGGACAAGGCACTGGTTTAGGAGCAGTACAGGGAAGGTGGAGACATGGATGCAATTGCAACCAGGGTGGTTATAGTACAGGAGATCTCTAGGACAATGTTTGTGTGTGCGTGTATGATTAGTTATTTGTTTGGAGTGGATGCTAATGTTGTTGTGTTGTGGCTCGTCGAGAATATACGAGATTGATCCATGGGATCAAGATGGGAGGAATTATGGCTTCTCAAGCTCTTTCTCCTAACAGATAAGTGAATATACTACAAAATTAATGAGTTATAAATCTtgtatgtgtatgtatatgcatagaaatacatattatatacacagagacacacatatacacatatatacaacatAATTATAGGAGCTATACACTTggaaagtatatatatttatattttataaaatttctaatatatagaaaaaatttgtCTATGCATAGCAACAGGGGATGTAGAGTTGATATGGATCATTCGATTGAGGTAGATAATTCTAAAATGTTGATTTGTCCCATAAGATAATGAGTCATGAGTTTTCTTACCCTATAGTGCAATAACTAGTGTGAATCATTACTCATTGTCTCACGAGAcaaatccataaaaaaattctttctaTATTAGGaacttcctataaaatataaatatatacaattttcataaatatagcTCTTATAATTATGCTATATATTATGTGTGTTCCTATAGTTATCAAAAGTGATGAATTTGTGGTTGCTTaagttttagaaatttataagattaattattatacatGCAATTAGATTTctgaatttcatatgattaagATTTAtattaagtttttcttttacctaACCTGTGATCTACAGTGGATTTTTGTTAAGTTGTAACAAAAGAACATGGTTCAATGAGATTGTATGAATTAGCCTAAGTACTTCATTTTACATGATCTctgccgcctcgtcgcctcgcggGTCGACGAAACCCCAGGcgcgcgtcgccgacgccggcgagacGGAGAGAGCGACttgagaggaggagggtgggggtgcgggggtgggggagggggataGGCGTTAGGACGTTGCTTGACAACATGGAGAGGTGCTTCCCATATCCACGAGACCCTGTGGCGGAGTCAATGTCTTCAGCGGTGACGGCGGTGGAGCTGGTGGCCGATCTATCTTAGAATCCGCTAGTAATTTAGGCGGTTGATTGGTTGGTCATCTTTGCCCTTCGATTCGAGTCCGTTGGTTGGCTGAATTGGGATTTTGTTTAGGATCATGCCCTCGAGAACAAAGTCTGATTGTTTGGGAGTACAGGATGAACTGCCTGTTTGGGGATTATTTGGGGGAACAGCAGAATAGTCGTGGGAATTGGGCGGAGAAGTTGTGATTGATTGCGTATTCCCTAGGCTTCCTTCCTTGCTCTGTTGCTGGCCATTGTGGTGCAGACATGCTTACTCTGGTAGTGGTAGGCAAAAGTTAAGCAATTTGTTGCAGGTTGAAACGAATAGTGGTTACTAATCTGCACTCTGCCTGCCACTGGGGTCCGCGAACACGTTTATAGGGGGTAAACTGATGGGCTACCGATTtaattggcttataagcgGATTGGCGGATcggcccacttacacccttacCTGCCACAACTGTCATGAACTCAACTGCCTGCGTTATGTAAACAGTGTAGCCGTTGATTGCAGaaaaagtttcttttttccttttggaaACATGCATTCATTGAAGGTAGAAAAtccttttatattaaaatctaGCAGAGGAGTGAAATTGGTTGCTGTTTTCTTCTAGTTACATGACTCCTCTTGCTTTGGTTTTTGGAAATGTTTTTGACATGGTGACCAACAGCCAACAGGAAAAGTCCATTGCAAACAAGTTGTAGTGAACTTTGTAGGTTTGAAGTTAAGCCTTATTGGATGATTCAAAAGGGACTGATTTATTACGTGTCAAGTCTGGATTATTGATTACTTGGTAGAGAATGTGTTCAAAGTATCGATACAGGTGCATCGTTTTCATGCCTCCTTGCATTCCCATCGTCTGTTCTAAATTGGAACTGGAATTAATTtgggagcaattttatagttctcaAGGAGATGCCAacaggtatcaaaattttagtgtaaaattttagaattttttatcatccttgaaatgTATATTAagataccaagaattttagtataaatttttggcaCCTCAAGGTACAATGGTATACACTTTTTACGCTGAAAAGTATAGtaacttgagatactttttcaagaatgataGAAAAgctcaaaattttggtacctcttggtacctaggtataccaaattttaaactaaaattttaatacctctCAGTATCTATtaaagactataaaattactcttaatCTGGTGGCTGAAGCTCCAGAGAGAAAGGGAAAGGATGCAAAGGAAACcaaggaagaaagagaggaaaagacaAAAGAAAGATGCCCAGTTTGGTGAGACAGCTGACCCTCATTCTAAGCATGGTCATAAGAAGAGAAAGCATGAGAGCAGTGGAATAGTTCGTCAGGAGAGAAGGAAAGAGTATAAGGTTACTGTGGAGCATTTGGAGAAGAGCAGTCTTTCTGAAGAGCACGAGGCCCCTTCCTGCTGTCAGGCTTTGCGCTGTACCCCAGAGAGCTCAGTAAGAGATTGAGGACTGGGTCTTTCAACTAGTCCTAGTCAAACTAGAAATGGTCAGCATTCATTCTaacatttcctttttctctgcAATCTATTTTCTTATAAGAAATCAATTTTCTCCATGTGATGCTAATCATATGTGTGCTGCAGTTTTTCTTCGTGTAAAGTTAGCACCTACAAATCAAAGAAGAGGTCAAGAAGCAACTGCAGGAATGTCAGTGACGCCAAGAGTTACTGGACAGTTACGAGCCAAAGAAATTGGAATGGATGTGTCCATGACGAATAGGAAGAGAGAGTTCCAGCCTCATGTCAAGATGGTGTTAGTGCTGAAACAAGTAGTTACCCAATAGAAGAACATGTCGGTAAGGAATGGCAATTGTCTGGGTGaatcaaaaaaattcagtCAACAGCATGATGCAAAGTCCATGCAAAGAGTCAATATCATGTAGAGAATTAGCACTGAGTCAAGGCTGACTGCGATACAAAGAGTTGATCCTCATTCATCTGAGAAGGTGGTCATGCAAATAGCTAATCCTGCACCCACAAAGGTGCCGCAAAGGGTTAAAGCTGCAGCAGTTAAGGCAATGCAAAGAGTTGGTCCTGCACCCTCAAGGGTGCTGCAAATGAGTTGAAGCTGCTCCTGCGAAGGCAATGCAATGAGCCAATCCTGCAACCTCAAGGGTGCTGAAAGGGGTTGAAGCTGCTCCTGCGAGGGCAATGCAAAGAGCTGGCCATCTGATTCCGTCAAAAGTATTCCACAAAGAGAGTACTCAAGTTCCTGTGGATCAGTTCACGAAAGAAACAGGAGCTGCCCTACTTGGCCAGTTCAATACAGAGCGATCTAAGCCAAAGGCGTGTGCTGATCCATCTGTCATGTTAAACAAGCCGAAGATGTGCGTTGAGCCACCTGCCCTGCTGAACAGGCCGAGGGCATGTGTTGAGCCACCTGCTTTGCTGAACAAGCCAAAGGAGCGTGTTGAGCCAGCTTGTTAtcaagcagcagcaacagattATACCCCCTACAAATGAAGAGCATTGTTCTGTTGGGAGTGTCTTGGATGCAGCCGTGTTTCGTTGCTTCAGTTTTCCAGCTTTATCTGTAATGTTATTTGATAACGGTGAAATCAATGGAGATAATAACAAgcaaaaaacttcaaatacaGTTTGATAACGTCCTCTCTCTTGTGGCTTGGGAAGATTCATTCATTTGTTTTAAAGGACTTGGGTTTAAAATAATATCACAATATTCTTTATTcattcacaaaaaataaataataagttaTTCTAAAAGTTTGATGAGTAAAATCAactcataacaaaataataataataataataatataaaatttttaaataaaacgagcatataaaagtaaacaaaGAGTCAGCattgtcaaataaaaattaggaGGAGCAGTTAAGAGacaaactaataaaaatataattgaatTACTTATTCCAAAATTAAGATAATCTAAACCTTGTTGGCGCCTGAAAAAGGGAGTCATACTCTGATGATCTTGTCCCACTCGAAGTAGGCCAAAGACATTACGTACGACTCCCTTTTTTGTGTTTGGCACGAACAATAATGCCTAGAAATATTAATCGCCTGAATCGAGCGCTCGACGCGCACCTCACCGCCGTCCGGCGTGGAAGATGGGCTGGGTGCTCATCCGGCCGGTGACGGCGTACAACCTCACCGTCGAGATGAACGCCATCCGCTCCCTCATATCCTACTTCCCCTACATCACCATCCGCGCCGAGTACGTCGACGTCGTCTCCGCGCTCGGCCGCCGCAAGAATCTCCCTCCGCCAGCCAACCGCTACAAGCTCGCCAAGGCCATGGTGGACGGGCTCGACGTTTTCCAGCTCGGCATCACGCTCTGCGACCACAATGGCCGCCTCCCCGTGACCGTCGCGCCGGATGGCTCCGACGCCGAGTCGGCGTGGCAGGTCGCCTTCTCCGACTTCGACCCCGGCGGCCACATGGAATCGCCCGCCGGCGTccccgcggcggcgttcgCTCGCGCGCTGTTGGAGCACGGCATCGTGTCCGCGGAGAACCGCGGCCGGCTCACCTGGGTCGCGTTCGGCGGCCTCTACGACTTCGGCTTCCTCCTCAAGCTCCTCTCCAGCGGAGCGCCGCTGCCGGAGACGGGGGAGGGGTTCGCGCGGATGCTGCGCCGGTACCTCGGAAACGTGTACGACGCCAAGTACGTGGCGTCGCGGCTGCCGGTGGCGGTGGGTGTCGACCTGAGCGGCGGGCTGGTGAGCGTGGCGAGGCTCCTgggcgcgccggcggtggcggtggaggagccCCGGCAGGCTGGCGAGAAGAGCCTGGTGGCGTGTGAGGTGTTCATGCGGATGACGGGCCTCTTCTTCGCCTACCACGACGTCGCCGTGCATCTCGGAATGATCGACGGCGTGCACTGACGGCCGCCCGCCATGCATGTGTTCTTGGTTGTACTGAATTAATCGTTGTACTAATTAACCAGTAAATCAGTATTTAGTGGTTGTTTTCATGTATAATTttctgttatatatatatatatgaagattTGACACCTATCTTTTCCagtatgcttatgtttataacctaaactttgaatttcaacctttaatttagagttgattttgatatttttaacttaagtttattttctagtcttgacttttatagctaagaatacataggtaaaaattttatttacaaactattttttgtttgtaaaaattatgtttggttttttcatgtcTACCAAGTGCATGCAATTGATTTCAGAAAGTTTCTTctacttttttcttatttaccTCTTGAGGTGTGCTGAATTTTAGATTCACTGTTACCACCCGCCACTGCTAAAgaaatttaaagtagtatagatgATGTACGAGCACGACCAGGGAAACTGCGTTTAAGGTGAGTGCAGCAGACCGTGAAACTGCGTTGCCTGCCATGGTCGAAGTTGCCGGCCAGCCTGTAGCTGTAAAGGGAGCTTCAGTTGGCTCCACCAAGCCGCTCGTCCATCTGCTCCTGCAGCAGCTACTGCCTTGGCGGTGGACGGCTACTCATGGTCAGCGACGACGCATTGACGGTGGCTAAGAATGGTAGCATGACATCGGTGCCATGCCATGTAGGGTTTGAAGGGGGACTGGGGCAAAGCGCAGGTGCCATGTCTAGGtggagagggaggcgacggCATGGCCTGACATGACAGCTAAGAAAGCGAGACAAAACGATGACAGTATCGTCTAGGGTTTTAATGTGGGGGAGGGCAGGGGCGGATCTAATATAGGGGCGGTAGGGGCTCGAGCCCCTACTACCCTTTAAGTTAATGGGATCCCCAACTAAGCcttcactaaaattttatgtcaaacatgaataataaaaGGTAGAGTTAAAATTCTATGTAGTTTATTTAGACCCCTCTAACATCCTTTGATAGATGTGCCACTAGGGGAGAAGCCGCTAGCCAGAGGAGTGATGGAGGTTCTTAGTGGGATGGAAGAGAGGACCACAAAGATAGGGATTGGCGGCATGACGtgttcgtcgccgccacggAGGAGGTAGCGAGCATGGGAGGGATGGGTGCCGATGTTGAAGGGGAGGGCAGAGCTTACTATTTGTACCTCAACAAACCTACACAGTTTTAGTGCACAAGACTCGTCCATTGGTTTACTTCTACTATGACTTGTTACAAAGTATATACTTGTACCTTAATACTATTATGGGTTAAAACAAAAAGGGGCAATTTCGTTCTTAACCCTGTTTTGGcctctaatattgattttacctctcttttttaagatttaaatttttacccCTGATTTTTTGAACTCAATACATAGTCTTTAAAGTTAGTCATTTAGTGGTTAAAGTACAATTTTACCCTTCATcgggaattttatttttatccatatattCTTAATAGTGCTTCTGTTATGAAGATATACTGCTGTGATTTAGAACGAAGTGCAAAACCACGATGATAAAAAGTAtagggataaaaataaaatttccaacAAAGGGTAAAATGGTACTTTAATGGCCAAGTTAACACTATTAGAACTCTCCACTCAAAAGGGGGgcatgttgttgattgaattcaGAAAAACagggataaaaatgaaaaccctaaaaagaaCCGGTAAAATCAATGTAGATCAAAACAGgggtaaaaacaaaattgtcccaaacaaaaaataccacAATGCGTGGAGGGATCAGATCCatcataacaaataattaatgtgAAAGATAGCAGGAGtgaatgatttatatataccaTGTATGTGGATTACAAGAAGATAATAGTTCTCAAAAGTTAAGTTTTAGATGACAAAACCACTAGAGGGAATAAAAAACCGGGTGACAGAAGGAGCTTATGTAGACAGCATAATTGATGAAACATAATCGGGTTAAAAGAGGGATGACATGTGAGGAAATTTGATTtgcaggaagaagaaaaatgatattGCTCACCTGGTACTCACACATCTTTACTGCCATTAAAAGTGGAGTTCTCCATTCTCCCCCTCATGTCTCCTACGTTTCAAtaacttctcctaaaaaaacaTTCCCAATCTATGATCCCTCCATGGGGTCCATTCTTAGTCGTATGAGCCATATAGTTCATTTCTAACTGTAAGATCCTGTTGCACATTGAGTTACTAGTGTAATAAAATGTTGGTGCCTGGAGCATAACACACAACAAGAAACGACTGGTGATAAAGGTCCTCGCAGcaaaattttctaaacaaaTGATCCAGTCTGTGATAGTTCAAAATTTTCCACAGAAATATCCAATTCACTCGGTCAGAACAAGAATTGATCAGCAGTGCCAAACGGCAGGGCTTACATGCAACTCAAGACACGATTATTTGTCGTCAAGTCACAGgaccaaaacaaaacacaagtatacacatatttgTTGTCTTGAAGCTCCACAGGATGAAATGTATGTTGGTCCATCCCGCAAACAGAGTGATTCATTCATGACAATGCAAGTTAACGCATGATCCTTTGACATATCTACTCATCTCTGTAAAACTCAAGACACAACTCTTTGACCTCAAGTCATAGCACCAAAAACAAGAGCAGTAAACTTTTCTAGCTGCCTTCCAGACTCGGCTGGCTGAAATGTATGTAGGTTCATCCACAAACGGATTGATCGTACTCATCTGAATAACCTAGTTTGTAAGTTTGTACCCATCCAAGTGTCTGATACTAATCTGAAGAGAGGTCATGCCactgttgaaaaaaaattctttcacACAGTTC
It encodes the following:
- the LOC102716252 gene encoding probable CCR4-associated factor 1 homolog 11: MGWVLIRPVTAYNLTVEMNAIRSLISYFPYITIRAEYVDVVSALGRRKNLPPPANRYKLAKAMVDGLDVFQLGITLCDHNGRLPVTVAPDGSDAESAWQVAFSDFDPGGHMESPAGVPAAAFARALLEHGIVSAENRGRLTWVAFGGLYDFGFLLKLLSSGAPLPETGEGFARMLRRYLGNVYDAKYVASRLPVAVGVDLSGGLVSVARLLGAPAVAVEEPRQAGEKSLVACEVFMRMTGLFFAYHDVAVHLGMIDGVH